The Synechococcales cyanobacterium T60_A2020_003 DNA window GGACTGTGTAGGGATTACGTAAATTTTTTTACGACGCCATGACATTCACCCAAATTCAGAGATAAAGTTGCCTCAAGTCATTGAGTTCAAGACTTTTCGACAGCGTTTGACATGCGAGATTTCATCCATTTGAAACTCGGTTAAGCCAGGTACAACGTTCATGCCAATTAAGGAAGACCAATTCACGGTTCGTTTCTGGGGTGTTAGAGGCAGTATTGCTTGCCCCGGACCCGAAACAGTGCGTTATGGCGGTAATACGTCCTGTATTGAGGTAAAAGTCGGTGGGCATCGCCTCATTTTTGATGGTGGTACAGGGCTGCGGGTTCTGGGTCAATCGCTGCTGGCGGAGATGCCCCTCACCGCTCATATGTTCTTCACCCATTCCCACTGGGATCACATTCAAGGTTTTCCATTTTTTGTTCCGGCCTTTATTCCTGGCAATCACTTTCGGATTTATGGGGCGATCGCACCCAACGGCTCAACCATTGAGCAACGCCTCAACGACCAGATGCTCCATCCCAACTTTCCCGTGCCGCTGCAAATCATGGGAGCCCACATGGAGTTTTGCGATATCGATGTGGGTGAACCCGTGCGCCTGGGGGATGTGCTGGTGCAAAATGCGCTGCTGAACCATCCCGGTGAGGCCGTGGGCTATCGGGTGAGTTGGAACGGTCACTCTGTAGCCTACGTCACCGACACCGAGCATTTTCCCGATCGTTTGGACGACAACGTCGTGTGGCTGGCTCGAAATGCGGATGTGATGATCTACGACGCAACCTACACCGACGAAGAGTATTACTCTGAGAAGTCGAGTAAGGTGGGCTGGGGGCATTCCACCTGGCAAGAAGCCGTAAAAGTCGCCGAAGCGGCCAATGTGAAAAAGCTGGTGATCTTCCATCACGACCCACTGCACTCAGATGACTTTATGGACAAGGTGAAAGAGGACACCGCCAAGCGCTTTCCCAGTAGCGTTGTGGCCTGGGAAGGACTGGAGATTGACCTGCTGAATATGCCGGAATCGTTTGCAGACATGGATGGCAAGGCATCTGGGAGCATTCAGTCGAAAGTGTCGGCTTAGTCAGGGCACAGGTTCAAGCGTTGCAAGTGCAGCGGATTGTGTCAGAATGTAAAGCGTGTGGATAGCCTCTTCTCTCGAAACGATTCGGACTCCAACCTACATTGCCCTAGGTAACTTTGACGGCATTCACCGGGGGCATCGTAAGGTTATGGAACCAGTTTTGGGGCTTCGCTCAGAGGTGGCGAATGCTAAGTGTCAGGCTGACTTAGAGCGGCAGCTTGTCGGGGTTGTTCACCAAGGATTTTCAGCCGTCAGTAGTGCGGATACAGGCGCAATTATCGATGGCGATGGCGATCGCACCACCGCTCCCCAGATCTCAGTGGTCACCTTTTCGCCCCATCCACGCGCTTTCTTTTCGGGACAGCCGCAGCAGTTGTTAACGCCCCTAGATGAAAAGGCCGAATGGTTAGCAGCCCTGGGAATTGATCAGCTAGTGCTACTGCCCTTTGATCAGGAGTTGGCGAACTTAACTCCCCACGCCTTTGTAGAAGAGATTTTGGTGGGTCATCTCCATGCGCGGTTCATTAGCATCGGGCAAGATTTCTGTTTTGGACGCCAGCGATCGGGCACCTCTCAAGATTTGCGGGCGATCGCCGCTCAGTTTGGCATTCCTACCCACATTGTTAGCCTTCAGTACGACGAAGGAGAGCGGATCAGCAGTTCGGCCATTCGGCAGGCGTTACAGGATGGTCATCCGGAGTATGCAGCCCAGCTTTTAGGGCGTCCCTATAGCCTTATCGGAGAGGTGGTGACAGGACAGCAGTTGGGACGAACCCTTGGGTTTCCGACGGCCAATTTGCGGCTTCCGTCCGATAAGTTTTTGCCCCGTCAAGGCGTGTATGGCGTCTGGGTACACTTAGCAGAGGTGGCTGAGCCGTTGCTGGGTGTGATGAATCTGGGTCAGCGGCCAACCGTAGACGGTACTCGGCAAACGATTGAAGTGCATGTGCTGAACTGGGCAGGGGACTTGTACGGTCAACGCCTGCGGGTAGATTTGGCAATGTTTATTCGGCCTGAGCAGCGCTTTGTGGGGATCGATGCGCTTAAGGCTCAAATTCATCAGGACTGCGAAACAGCTCGTGAGAGACTATTACAGTCTTCCCCTCTTTCAGACTAGGATGCGCCTGTACGCGGTATGATTCCAGTGCGATCGTCTAAACACCAGGCTTGGTTTCGGGATGTAGTGCGGCTACGCGGGACGGTAATTCCGGCGGTGGTGCCCCGCGCCATTGTGTATGGCCTCTTTGGGGAACTGGTGTCGGTGTTCCATGCATGGGGATGGCCTGTAGCGCTACCTGTATTGGCAGGACTCATTCCGAACATTGTGCTGGGATTGATGCTGGTATTTCGGACGAACACCGCCTATGAGCGCTTTTGGGAAGGGCGTAAGCTGTGGGGAACATTGGTCAACACGTCACGGAATTTGGCGCGGCAGATTTGGGTGAGTGTGGTGGAACAGGAGTCAGGCGATCGCACGGAGAAGGCGGATGCGCTACGGCTGATCGTGGCCTTTGCGGTGGCTACCAAGCTCCATATCCGGGGTGAAGCGATTGATGCAGAACTGGAAGCGTTACTATCTCCGAATCGGTATTTCACCTTAAAGACGATGCACAATCCGCCCTTAGAGGTGGCGTTTTGGTTGGGAGATTACTTACAGCAGCAGTATCGGCGCGATCGCATTAATGGATTGCAACTGAATATGATGCAGGGGTTGGTGAACACGATGGTGGATGTGCTGGGGGGATGTGAACGTATTCTCAAGACGCCGATTCCCCTGGCCTACTCGGTGCATTTGAAGCAGTTGTTATTGATCTACTGCTTGACGCTACCCTTTCAGCTTGTGGGGGATCTGCAATGGTGGACGGGGGGAATGGTCGCGTTGATCAGTTTTACGCTGTTCGGAGTGGAAGCGATCGGAGAGGAAATTGAGAACCCATTTGGGCGTGACCCGAACGATTTACCGCTCGATGCCATTTGCCGCACGATGCTGATCAATGTTGAGGATTTGATGACGCTCAGCCCGGATGCAGCGATCGCCCAAGGGACGTCCTCCTGACATCTTCAGAGTTGCCATACTCAAGGTTGATTTCGATAGAACTGGGATAAGCTGAAAATGAGAGATAAGCATTGATAACAAGGACACGGTATGAACATGCGATCGCTGCTAGTGATAGCTATATCGGTTGGGATGTGGATGATGGGATGGCTCTATACGCCTCCAGCTTGGGCATTGACCCAAATCAAAGTATCTAATCTATCCTACGAAGAGTGCCCTAGTGAATTTGGCAACATGGTCACGTCAGGTGGAGCCAGCCAAGCAGCGACCTGTTTTATCATTACTGGAACTGCTGAAAACCCATCAGGTAAATACGTCTACGATGCCGATGTGTTTGGACGCATCTACGATGCCAACAATAATCCAGTGATGCAAAATCGAACGCGAGTGGGTTCGATTGATGAAGTTCCCCCCGGCAAAAGTACCTTTGAAATTCGCGTGAGCGTTCCAGCCAGTCAGCCTACCCCTCTCAAATTAGAGCAATTCAAAGCCTCTGGTTTCACCTCTCGCGTTCGCTAACCTCCTCCAAAGCTGGCGACGATATTCGCGTGAAGTAGAAGAGCATGGGAAATTCTCCTGTGCTCTTATTTTCTAGAAACCTTACTTTTTTGATTGGTATCAAAATTCGGCATCCAAAACGCCCTCGAATGATCCCCTGCAAGAGAGACCACCAGAGCGACTCTCCACTTCAAATTCCAGACATTCCGGATAACCATTGACAGTTTACAAACTGGATGCAACGTTGAACGATAACATTCCTTATTTTTCGCTGAGAGGAACCGGAATCCTAGGTTCAAATGTGGTAGTGGCATAAAGCAGACTCGTACCCACCCCAGACTTGTATTTGATGAGGATACATAAGCCAAGATTTTCTTCTGATTATGCAGAATCAGTAGATCACAAATCTTGTTTGGATCCCCCCTAGCCCCCTTAAGCAAGGGGGGAATCGAGCCAAAGATAGCTTGAAGTCCCCCTACTGAGAATGCAAAACTAGACATCTCCCATCAGAACAATGGTCTGGTATTGCAGAGTTTATTTAGCCCCCAAAACGATGAATACTCTAACATCTCTCCCCAAACGTGCAGATGCCGCTTTCGATTCTCGACAGCTCTCTGGTTCTGAAAGCGCTGCCTCAATATGGACACCGTCTCCCTTGCTTCAGGCCGTGACCGAAGGCTTAGTAGATGGCATCTTGATTTTGACGCAGCAAGGCGACCCTGTATACTCCAACAGCCATGCTCAACGGTTATGCCAACAGCTTTTGGCCTGTACGGAAGCATTCCAAACCGTCCCATCTGAAATTTGGCATGTTTGCGCAACCTTGATTGAAAATCGCGATGTGTTTCCTGAACAGCTTGTTGTTTTAGAAGACGCGATTGGCGATCGCAAGTTCCCCGATCTACGGGTGCGGGTGCAGTGGATTGAATTGAGCGATCGCAGCGATCCCTATCTGTTAGTGATGCTGGAAGATCGGCGGCAGTCAATCCTGAGCTTAGCCATCACCGAAAGTCAGAAATACGGACTGACCGGACGGGAAGCGGAAGTGTGGTTTCGTCAGCGCTCCAACTATACCTATGAAGAAATTGCCACCGAACTGCATATCACGGTCAATACCGTTAAGAAACACATCAAAAGCATCCGAGCTAAACGCCAATCGGTCTGGTGGAATGAGGAGTGCAATTAACCGACCGAGAGGGATCCTAAGCTCGTAGAACGCATGACGTGTTAACAGTTGTTACGCTACGTGGGAAAAACTACCGACATGCTAGAGCGATCGCATCAGGTCAAGTTCCGTGCAATTTCTCTGCTGATCCAGAAACCCCATGGAGCACTATAGATGCAGTTACCCTTGGTGCGTCCTATGGAACTCGACTCACTTGTTATTCCAATCATTCTCATTTTCATCCCTGCTATGTGCCTGTCGTTTTACAACCGCGTTACGCTAGGATAGCGCTCCAACCTAGAGAGCTTTTTGGAACGACGCAGCACATTGAGTCGATCTTTGTTCCTAAGACCTGCCAGTGTTTCCATACAACCGAATATTTCACTCAGCATCCAAATTACCAGCGTTCCGTAGCAGTACCGGACGCTTTTCTATACCAAGCGTTCGCAGAAAAACTATCTCATCCGAGCATTAGTCTGACTTGCCCGATTTTTTGGTCTTCCCTTTCTTTCCAGTCGCTTTCTTTTCAGCCTTTGGTTGTGCGGTTACAGCCTCTAACGGGCCATTCACCAACCCATTTAGGCCATACACTTGGCGTAGTCCCACCAACGATACCAGGGTTACTTCACGCTCATCCCCTGGTTCAAACCGCACCGCCGTACCCGCTGGAATATCTAACCGCATTCCTTTTGCCTGATCGCGGTCAAATGCAAGTGCCGAATTCACCTCAAAAAAGTGGAAGTGCGACCCCACCTGGATCGGGCGATCGCCCGTATTGGCGACCGTCATCGTCACCGTTGGGCGATCGACATTCAGCTCAATCATCCCGCCTTCAGGCAATAGCTCCCCTGGAACCACTACCTCACTCGTCTGGGCTTGAGATTTCTCTACGTTCTTCGCCATTGATCAAACTCCAACTCCTTAAGCAGTCCCCATCCAGGGACGATCGGGTTGTGAAAACCCCGAATCCACTATCTTGCCCCTCATCGGATAGGGTCGTGAACCGTAACCAGTTTCGTGCCATCGGGAAACGTCGCTTCTACCTGGACTTCGTGCAACATTTCAGCAATGCCATCCATGACATCGGCTTTACTGAGAAGGGTTGTGCCGTAGGTCATCAAGTCGGCTACGGTGCGGCCATCGCGTGCCCCCTCTAAAATGGCAGCCGAAATGTAGGCAACCGCTTCCGGATAATTCAGCTTAAGGCCACGCTCTTTGCGCCGTTCCGCTAGCAGCGCCGCCGTAAAGATCAGCAGTTTATCCTTTTCCTGGGGGGTTAGTTGCATAGTGACATCTAGACAATGAATCGAGTTCGGGATGGATTGCCCCTAATGGGGACACAGGCTTGGCAAAAGGGGGGAAGTATCTTTCCCCGTTCTTCCCACCAACAGAGTCCATTGCAAGAGGGGCGATCGCCCCTCTAGCTATTTTCAAGATCAATAGCAAGATTGTAGCGATTTAGCGGATTTTCTTCACATCTAGCGCCAGATCTTATTTTCTAAATCTCGCACCTGACGCTCTAGGCGATCGAGGCGTCCGCGCAGTTCATCCATCTCGTTTTGCCGAGGCACGCCCAAATCCTGAAGAATATTCCGGATTTGCCGCTGCATTTGCTCCTCAAAATTGCCCTGCTCTGCCTTCATTTTCTGCATCAGGTCATTGGCAAAGTTAGCGGCTTGCTCAGGATCCAACTTGCCGTCCTTAACCCACTGCTCACTCACTTCCTTGAGCTTCTCAGCCGCTAAGGACGTCGTGCCAATGCCAAGCATAATGAGCTGGGTTAACAGGTTGTTATTGTCCATGCTTAAATCCTGTGGATATCAACCAAAAATCTAACGAATGATTGAGGCTTTTTCAGCGTTCAAAGCGGAGAATTAAAAGAGCAGTCACTGCCAGCCTACAGTCTCATTCTGGCAGATTTAGTCCGGTTCAAACATTCGCGTGGGCAGTTTGTGAAATGGTTATTGAATGGCTTCAGTTTAAGGTCAATCCCGATGTTCGAGAACGGTTTGTGCAGCAAGATGCAGAGATCTGGACTCCTTTTCTAGCGCAATATCACGGTTTTCTAGGGAAACAGGTGTGGATTAATCCAGAAACGCTTGATGAAATCGTACTGGTGATGCACTGGGCCACAATGGAAGATTGGAAAGCTGTACCGAGCGATCGCCTTGAGGAAACAGAAACTACATTCCGGGCTGCTATGGGCGACACCTACAAATTGGTGGAGTCTAAGGGATATCAAGTGCGACGCTATTTCCAGCCTCCAGTTGGCGATGAACTCACAATGATCCGCCGATAGCGCTGGGGCATAACGGTACACGTCACCAGGAAGAGGAGGGGGAGGGGCTGAAGCACAAGCCGTTCCAATACGCATGGATTGCAAAGGCTCCCGTTGTTCTGAAGCCATTGCGATTACGCATGGATTGCAAAGGCTCCCGTTGTTCTGAAGCCATTGCGATAGCTTCGAAACTTATCATGCAGTTTAGGTCGTAGGCCACACACTCTACCTCTATCCCTGGCCGTCAGTTGTCATAACAACTTGTTTTTGATAAAAAAATGATAGCTTTATACCAACTCTGAGTTTTGAGTTATAAATGCGTTGCACCATCAGGGATGTCAGCCTTTCATGTGTAGTCGGAATTTTTGAAATTGGTATTAGAGCTTTTTTCTGAGGTTTTAGTTTAATTAGTAGCTTTCTCTGTGTTAAGAGTGTTAAACTTGGTGACAAGCTAGGGGTGCCTGAGCATTGCTTCCAGGCTGAGATTACACCCTTAGAACCTGAGTCCGGTTAGCACCGGTGGAGGGAAGCTGTTAATTAAGAGGAATTAGTATGCGTACAGCGTGGGTCGCTAAGCGTGCGGGGCACTCAAATGTCACGCAGATGCACTATGCGCGAAAAGGCATCTTAACGGAGGAGATGGCTTTTGTTGCTGAGCGGGAGAATTTATCTCCTGACTTGATTCGGGATGAAGTTACGCGAGGACGCTTAATCATTCCTGCCAATATTAATCACACGAATTTGGAGCCGATGGGGATCGGCATTGCCACTCGCTGCAAGGTCAATGCCAACATTGGAGCCTCTCCTAACTCCTCTAACATCGAGGATGAATTAGCAAAGCTGGCGCTTGCGGTCAAGTACGGGGCTGACACCGTGATGGATTTATCCACAGGTGGCGGCGATCTGGATCAAATTCGGACAGCCATCATCAAGGCTTCTCCTGTCCCGATCGGAACTGTTCCCATCTATCAAGCGCTGGAAGGGGTGCATGGCAGTGTGGAGAAGCTCACTGCCGATGATTTTCTACACGTCATTGAAGTGCAGGCCCAACAGGGTGTGGACTACATGACGATTCATGCTGGGATCGTGCTCGAACATTTACCCCTTGTTAAGCATCGCATTACAGGCATCGTATCGCGTGGCGGCGGTATTCTTGCCCGATGGATGCTTTACCATCATCAACAAAACCCGCTGTACACCCGCTTTCGCGACATCATTGAAATTTTTAAGCGATATGATGTCGCGTTTAGTTTGGGTGATTCGCTGCGTCCGGGATGTTTGCATGACGCGTCGGACGCGGCTCAGTTAGCGGAACTGAAAACCTTGGGTCAACTCACTCGCCAAGCTTGGGAGCATGATGTCCAGGTCATGGTCGAGGGGCCTGGACATGTTCCCATGGATCAAATTGAGTTCAATGTCCGGAAGCAGATGGAGGAATGCTCTGAGGCTCCCTTCTATGTACTGGGGCCATTGGTCACTGACATTGCACCCGGATACGATCACATCACTAGTGCGATTGGTGCAGCGATGGCGGGATGGTATGGAACGGCCATGCTGTGCTATGTCACGCCCAAAGAGCATTTGGGATTACCAGATGCTGAAGACGTTCGCAATGGGTTAATTGCCTACAAAATTGCGGCCCATGCGGCGGATGTGGCGCGTCATCGTCCGGGTGTGCGCGATCGCGATGATGCGCTATCCCACGCTCGCTACACCTTTGACTGGAATCGACAGTTTGAGCTATCGCTCGACCCAGAACGGGCACGCGAGTACCATGATGAAACCCTGCCTGCCGATATTTATAAAACGGCTGAGTTCTGCTCGATGTGTGGGCCTAAGTTCTGTCCCATGCAGACCAAGGTAGACGCTGAGGCACTTACCGAGCTAGAGAAATTCCTTGAGAAAGACGCATCGTCCCCAGTCGGCTAGGAGGAGCGTTCTAACCTGGGTAGGGGTCGTTAGCAAAGCATAATGTACGCCCGTTGGTAATTTCATTGCTGACAGGAACGTTAGCGAATTGTAATCCTATAGTGGGGGTAGCCGTTTGTGCTATCCCTTTTGCTTTAAGTGGGAGAAGTCTAGAGAATGCCTGAGTCAGAAAAGGGTTGGGCTTACAAACCGTGGTGGTGTCAGCCTTGGTCGATTGTACTGACGGGAATCGGATTCATCGCAGGAAGCTGGTTCATGTTCAAGATGCTTTGGCTGACGCTTCTGGTTGCCATACCCGTTTTGACGTGGATGGGCTATTTTTTGATCGTTTATCCCAAGGCTTTCTTTCAAAGCTTTTATGGATGAACAGGGCGATCGCCCCTAGCCCTGCTAGCCATGCAACGGGTGTGCTACGGTTGAATGTCGTGAGTCGGATCAACCCTTTCGTGGATCGCCTTGAGGAGTGACAGGATGAAAGCATTTGTAACCGGAGCCAGCGGATTTACCGGATCGCACCTAGTGAAAGCACTGTGCGATCGCGGTGATACGGTAACAGCGCTGGTGCGGAAAACGAGCAATTGCGATCGCCTGGCTGAGTATCCAGTGAACTTCATCTATGGTGACATCACCGATCGGGACGCATTGCGCCAAGGAATGGCCGGAGCGGATGTGGTCTTCCATGCGGCGGCCTACGTGGAACTGGGATTAGTCGATGAAGCCAAGATGGCGCGGGTGAATGTGGACGGAACCCGTGCCGTTCTAGAAACGGCCAAAGAACTAGGTATTCCCAAAATGGTCTATTGCAGCACCATCGGTGTGTTTGGCGATACCCAGGGAAAGGTCATCAACGAAACCTTTCAGCGCACCCAAGCCGATTTTTCCTCTGCCTACGATCGCACCAAGTATGACGCTCAGAAACTGGTGGATCAGTTTGCTGCTGGGGGATTGAATGTCTCTAGCCTCCTGCCTGCTGGCATCCTAGGGCCAGATGATCCCCACTTTGGCCCGGTGATGAAAACCTTTCTGAAAGGACGTCTGAAGCTGTGGGCGGGGGGCGATCGCATAACGGGGGTTGTCCATGTCGATGATCTCGTCCAGGCGATGCTGCTGGCAGCAGAGAAAGGGCAACCGGGGGGATGGTACATCATCTCGTCGGGCGAGCTATCTACCCGTGATATGTTTGCTGCTGTGGGTAAAGATGCGGGAATTCAACCCCCTGCCGAGGCTCCGGAAGCGCTGGTGCGTCTGTTGGGGATACTCCTCGATCCAATTGGTCGTTTATTCAACTGGCAGCCCCCCCTCAGCCGCGAGCGGGTTCATTACATTTACGATCGCTGTGTGCGGGTCGATGCTACTAAAGCCCGTCAGGAGTTGGGCTGGAATCCGCGATCGCTCGAACAAACGCTGAAGGATTCAAAACCCTTATAGGGACGACTATTCGCTCGGCAGCATCGGAGGGGATTCCTGCAAGTGCCCATCTTCCAAGTAGGCGATCCGGTCTGCAACGTCCATGATGCGGGGGTCGTGGGTCACCATCAGCACCGTCGTTCCCTTATCCTTTGCTAAAGTGCGGAGCAAATGAATCACCGCTGCCCCATTTTTGGAATCCAAGGCCGCAGTCGGTTCGTCAGCCATAATTAACGGTGGGCTGCCAGCTAAAGCACGGGCGATCGCCACGCGCTGTTTTTGCCCACCGGATAACTGTTGGGGTAACATCTTCCGCTTGTCACCAAGACCCACCTGTTCTAAAAGGTCAGCAGCCTCTTTGCGCGACGCACTTGCACTGTAACCCTTTAACTTCAGCACAATGCGAATATTCTC harbors:
- a CDS encoding MBL fold metallo-hydrolase, with the translated sequence MPIKEDQFTVRFWGVRGSIACPGPETVRYGGNTSCIEVKVGGHRLIFDGGTGLRVLGQSLLAEMPLTAHMFFTHSHWDHIQGFPFFVPAFIPGNHFRIYGAIAPNGSTIEQRLNDQMLHPNFPVPLQIMGAHMEFCDIDVGEPVRLGDVLVQNALLNHPGEAVGYRVSWNGHSVAYVTDTEHFPDRLDDNVVWLARNADVMIYDATYTDEEYYSEKSSKVGWGHSTWQEAVKVAEAANVKKLVIFHHDPLHSDDFMDKVKEDTAKRFPSSVVAWEGLEIDLLNMPESFADMDGKASGSIQSKVSA
- a CDS encoding bifunctional riboflavin kinase/FAD synthetase, producing MWIASSLETIRTPTYIALGNFDGIHRGHRKVMEPVLGLRSEVANAKCQADLERQLVGVVHQGFSAVSSADTGAIIDGDGDRTTAPQISVVTFSPHPRAFFSGQPQQLLTPLDEKAEWLAALGIDQLVLLPFDQELANLTPHAFVEEILVGHLHARFISIGQDFCFGRQRSGTSQDLRAIAAQFGIPTHIVSLQYDEGERISSSAIRQALQDGHPEYAAQLLGRPYSLIGEVVTGQQLGRTLGFPTANLRLPSDKFLPRQGVYGVWVHLAEVAEPLLGVMNLGQRPTVDGTRQTIEVHVLNWAGDLYGQRLRVDLAMFIRPEQRFVGIDALKAQIHQDCETARERLLQSSPLSD
- a CDS encoding helix-turn-helix transcriptional regulator, producing MNTLTSLPKRADAAFDSRQLSGSESAASIWTPSPLLQAVTEGLVDGILILTQQGDPVYSNSHAQRLCQQLLACTEAFQTVPSEIWHVCATLIENRDVFPEQLVVLEDAIGDRKFPDLRVRVQWIELSDRSDPYLLVMLEDRRQSILSLAITESQKYGLTGREAEVWFRQRSNYTYEEIATELHITVNTVKKHIKSIRAKRQSVWWNEECN
- a CDS encoding urease subunit beta, encoding MAKNVEKSQAQTSEVVVPGELLPEGGMIELNVDRPTVTMTVANTGDRPIQVGSHFHFFEVNSALAFDRDQAKGMRLDIPAGTAVRFEPGDEREVTLVSLVGLRQVYGLNGLVNGPLEAVTAQPKAEKKATGKKGKTKKSGKSD
- the ureA gene encoding urease subunit gamma, whose protein sequence is MQLTPQEKDKLLIFTAALLAERRKERGLKLNYPEAVAYISAAILEGARDGRTVADLMTYGTTLLSKADVMDGIAEMLHEVQVEATFPDGTKLVTVHDPIR
- a CDS encoding phasin family protein; translation: MDNNNLLTQLIMLGIGTTSLAAEKLKEVSEQWVKDGKLDPEQAANFANDLMQKMKAEQGNFEEQMQRQIRNILQDLGVPRQNEMDELRGRLDRLERQVRDLENKIWR
- a CDS encoding TIGR03792 family protein, which gives rise to MVIEWLQFKVNPDVRERFVQQDAEIWTPFLAQYHGFLGKQVWINPETLDEIVLVMHWATMEDWKAVPSDRLEETETTFRAAMGDTYKLVESKGYQVRRYFQPPVGDELTMIRR
- the thiC gene encoding phosphomethylpyrimidine synthase ThiC, translated to MRTAWVAKRAGHSNVTQMHYARKGILTEEMAFVAERENLSPDLIRDEVTRGRLIIPANINHTNLEPMGIGIATRCKVNANIGASPNSSNIEDELAKLALAVKYGADTVMDLSTGGGDLDQIRTAIIKASPVPIGTVPIYQALEGVHGSVEKLTADDFLHVIEVQAQQGVDYMTIHAGIVLEHLPLVKHRITGIVSRGGGILARWMLYHHQQNPLYTRFRDIIEIFKRYDVAFSLGDSLRPGCLHDASDAAQLAELKTLGQLTRQAWEHDVQVMVEGPGHVPMDQIEFNVRKQMEECSEAPFYVLGPLVTDIAPGYDHITSAIGAAMAGWYGTAMLCYVTPKEHLGLPDAEDVRNGLIAYKIAAHAADVARHRPGVRDRDDALSHARYTFDWNRQFELSLDPERAREYHDETLPADIYKTAEFCSMCGPKFCPMQTKVDAEALTELEKFLEKDASSPVG
- a CDS encoding NAD-dependent epimerase/dehydratase family protein, whose amino-acid sequence is MKAFVTGASGFTGSHLVKALCDRGDTVTALVRKTSNCDRLAEYPVNFIYGDITDRDALRQGMAGADVVFHAAAYVELGLVDEAKMARVNVDGTRAVLETAKELGIPKMVYCSTIGVFGDTQGKVINETFQRTQADFSSAYDRTKYDAQKLVDQFAAGGLNVSSLLPAGILGPDDPHFGPVMKTFLKGRLKLWAGGDRITGVVHVDDLVQAMLLAAEKGQPGGWYIISSGELSTRDMFAAVGKDAGIQPPAEAPEALVRLLGILLDPIGRLFNWQPPLSRERVHYIYDRCVRVDATKARQELGWNPRSLEQTLKDSKPL